The Corvus cornix cornix isolate S_Up_H32 chromosome 6, ASM73873v5, whole genome shotgun sequence genome includes the window TCGTACCCGGGGCaagggcagaaactgatgcacaagAAGTTCTGCCTGAACAtcaggaagaacttctttactcCTCCAGTGTGTGGTCACTCACTCTTTTCTGTTCCCTCGCTTCCTTTTCATCCTGCCCTTTACCCTCAGCGCACTGCCGTGTCCTTAGGCTGAGGTCAGGTGCTAACATACCAAGTACTATGCCAAGTGTGTAATTTACTGAAAAATCATGGTAAGCTTCTGTGGACCCActcatctctgtttttcctttcaaccAGGAGCATCCAGGTATCTCGGGTGCTCCCTTGTCCTTAGGGCTGGGAAGCCACAGAGTTGGTAACATTTGGGCTTAGAAGGAAACTTCTGTTATATTGTTATAGTACTTGGGATTGAGAACCATGTCTTTTACTAAAAGCTGCTTCAGCTTTTCACGGTAGTGAAGGTGTGTGTGTTGCTGTGGTGTTTGGAATCTGGGGATGAGTTTGTCAGTTCCTCACTGTACTatcaaaaagtattttctgtagcCCAGGACCAGTCCACTTAGGTTATGAATTCACTGGCAGTATCAGAGGCTCCTGGCTGTTGTGGTACCGTGCattatttatgtatgtattaaGTTTCTGTTGCATTTGTAGCTATTGTTGTggtttatttaatgttttctcttgCAGAATGACACAGTGACCATCAGAACCAGGAAGTTCATGACCAACAGACTTCTGCAGCGCAAGCAGATGGTAAAATACTACAGAAAATTGCCTTTATTTGTTCTGGTTGTTCTGGGCTGGAAGAAGGTTTAGCCACTATAAGTATGGGGCCTTAAAATCTCTATAGAGTTCTTAAATTAAGAATTGTAAGAGCTTACGGGTTTAGATGTGTTGATGTATGCTTAAGGTAAATCTTGATAGTGAAGTTGTACCAGGGGAGCTTGAGATTGGATGTTGGGGAAAATTTCTGCACCAAAAGGGTTATTAAATAGCATTGGGATaggctgccctgggaagtggTTAAGTCATCATCCTTGGAGGTATTGAAGACGTGTAGGTGTAGCACTTAAGGACATGGCTTAGTGCCAGTGTGAGACTTGACAGGACTGGATTTACTATTGTATTCAAtgattttaaaggtatttttcagtCTCAATGACTGTGTGAAGCAAGAAGCTTTTGAATGCTTTTGTATCAAATGAGTAATAGTTTATGCTGCTAAAGTTGGTTAGTTTAAATGTTAAGCTCATGGTGGGACTGTAGCACCTGATTTTTGTACTGGACATTGACTTCTTATCAACTTGTAAAAATTCTTTCTTAGGTGATTGATGTTCTTCATCCTGGGAAGGCCACAGTCCCCAAAACAGAAATCAGGGAAAAGCTGGCAAAAATGTACAAGACAACCCCTGATGTAATTTTCGTCTTTGGCTTCAGAACTCACTTTGGTGGTGGCAAGACAACCGGTTTTGGCATGATCTATGATTCCCTGGACTATGCAAAGAAAAACGAACCAAAGCACAGGCTTGCCAGGGTATGTTGTCTTCTGGTGTCTTGAAAGCAGTTGGCATAGGTTGGACGTGTTTAGTTACCCATGATTTGTGTGTCTAAAAACTCAAGTTTTGTGAAAGTACAGTTGTGTGAGAGTTCTTAAAATAGCACAGGTTAACTTCTGCATTTGCAAAATAGGCTAAGTATATTTTTACGCTATATTACAAGGGAGTTGGGAAGGCAAAACTGATATTACCAGAGGTgttttgcagtaatttttaacaaaacactAATAAAGGTCTGGAAGAAGCATAAGAGATGTCCTACTTCAGTGTTTATGTTCTGTATTGAATCATTCATTAGTTAATGATACTGCTATTTAATATTTCAAGTTTAAACTTAAGTTCAAGAGTTGTTAGTAGACAAACAATGTTAAATACAACTTTTAACTGTTTTTAATAGCATGGCttgtatgaaaagaaaaagacttccAGGAAGCAGCGAAAAGAGCGTAAGAACAGAATGAAGAAAGTCAGGGGCACAGCCAAGGCAAATGTTGGTGCTGGCAAGAAGGTAGGATGAGAATATCTTTTAAGATAGAGTGAGCATATGACTTTGAAATGTTGATTAGAAGCTCTTCAACAGAAtaacattgtttttcttccattttttcaccTGTTCTACTGGATAACAGAAGGTAAAAACTGTGTGTTGTATAGCTTGTCATCAGCTCAGTAGCTTAGTTTTGCTCCTCACTGCTGCAAGCCTAGCTGATGTGACATGAAACAATGCTTCCTAAATTACTGTTTCCTATGTGTCATTTGAACTAAAATTAAACTTCCATAAATCTAACAGTATTGCTCTAATCACGTAACTCCGTCTCGCAATACACACGTTAGAGAATCTTAACACTTGTTACTCAGGCTGCCTAAACACCTAATGCTTCTCCACCAAGTTACTGTTGGTATGGTGTTATCTGTAGAGGTAAGTTTAAGGATGTGTGGTATAGACAGTGAGAACAGTGTGTGAATAGAAATAAGGTAGAATGCATCTGGGTTTGAGAGACTGATTCCCCAGGTAGTGGAGTCTTCCTCTGGTGTGGCTGGACTGATACAGCCTTCTTGGGCTATATCTACGATCTGATACAAACAGCTTGGGGGGAGGCAGATTTCCTCCatcataaaacaaaaccaaagctgaGGAATACGTTGGGTGGGAAGCCAGTCACTTTCCTTCACAGTGTTCTGTCCTCTAATAAACTGATTAAGCTGTACAGTCAagtgggttggtttttttcaagtgttttaaCAAGGGGAGAGAGGGTAATGTTCTGTAGCTGGGAAAATGCCTTGACATCTTGAACTTCAGTAATcttcacttttgcttttttcctactttcttGGAACTCTCCATCAGAAGTGAAGTATCTACAGGTACTGGAAATGAGCATGGATGTGGTGCCTGCATTATACATCACTGAAATGTGTCCATCCTTTAATTGAAGCACTGTACTGCCTTGTATGCATGTTTGATTTAAATTTAGATCTGTCCTGTGAAGGTTCAGTTAATTCCATAATGAATTTTATTTGTGTGACTTGGAAGTAAAATTTGGCTAGTAGCAAACCAGATTTTTTGAAGCTAGTGCAtcaactttaaaataattcccagtgagaaaaaaatccaagaaactCAGTGTTGTTGACTTGAGACATTGGTTCAGACACTGCAGGATCTGATTCAAAGTAGTACAGTGCAACTGCATGTGTAACTTGACCATTGTGTGAAAGGAGTTGTGTACATGAAAGCTAAGTCACATCACACTTGGTGCATTTGAGATGGTGCTTGGAAATGGCACAGTTGTCAGCATTAAACTGTATTTAACTATTGCCCTGCAGTATTCCTagttaagaaataaattacagtggAATTGGAAATGTCAGTGAAATTAGGTTTTGTAGTAGTTAGTGTGGAAGTGAAGGTCTTATTATCCCTGGATGGAAAGGAACCAGTGCTACTGACAGTTGTTAGATCAGGGAACTACTCTACTAGAAAACATTAGGAGccttcttctttctgctttaatgGTGTTTTAACCATTAAGTCCTAAAATTGTTTATGGCACAAAATGAGCATTTGGTATACTAGTGACACCTAATGTGTACACTTCTGTCAATGGCCAAGGAGTCATTTCATGTTGCACCAATCCCACTAGTATGGAGGAACTTTGTCCCTTAAAGATTTTTGCACCTGAAGGTAGCTGTTGTTGAGTGTTAATGAAAAGTGATTAAATGATTCACTTGAATTATTGATGCTGTCTAGTTCATAGAAACTCTCTTAAAGCATATCAGCACTTCAGAAATTAAAGGCAAGGATCATGCATAGGAGATGTGACTTCTGTATCAAGTGCTTGTCAAACTAATATGCAGTCTTAGTAGTAGGTGAACTGTGTTTTTTATTAGAGTTATTTTgatgtcttttaaaatgatCTTTCAGTTGATAAGTATGCATGGGTTAGATGTGACTTGTTTACCAGATTTGTTAATCTTTGTGTTGTCACTTAAACTAAGGATAAATTATTTTGTGCGCTTCCTGAAAAAGTTGCTTGAGAAGAGTTCTGTGATGCATTACAGAAAAACGTTTGTGAAATACACTTAGGTCTTTAAGCTCTGTCTTGAAAAATGCATGTTCAAAGATCATGGCATGGCATGGTTCATCATCCTTATCTCAGCTATGTGGAGGAATTTTTAATAGGAGCCCTGGAATATGATTTTGAGTCCACCTACAGAATCGGTGAGAACTGTTTATCTCAGAAATGTGTAGGTACTTGATTCTGAGAAATGTGCAGGCAAGTGCATATTGTTGTAAAAGTTAAGTAGCAGATACAGTCGTGAAAAACTCAGACATAACTATGCTGATGTCTTGCTAAGTTTTCTTTGGTGCTTCCTTTCATTTCGCACTCCTGTAGAATTCCCGTTCTGTTTCCCCTGCAGTTTCAAGAGaagtgttttaaagtatttttagtgTATTGTGTGGCTCTAGAGTTTGCTGAGCTTGCTAATATTTGCAACAAGTGTATGTGGATATGCCTCACCTGGTCTTTGCATTCAAAACATTGATAtgcaaaacaacatttttaagtgtttttaatgTCATAATTGTAGCTGTGACAGCCTTTGACATGTAAGGCTGTCAAATAGAAGTGTGGATGGATAAGCACTTCTAAGCCATTGTAGCCTGTAGGTATAGTGAACAGGCATTCTGAGTATTAGTTAACTTTTAAGTAGCTATTGTTAAGAACTATTTTGAGTACTTAAGGGAATAGTAAAATCTAAGTCTTCAGTGCCTACAGTAGTCAAAACTTTGACGGTTTCCTATCACATTTCAGCGTGGTTATtgaaaaaaagcacattgtGAGTGTCAGTAAGAGCCCTCAAAGCTTAATTTTTTACAGTAGTCGAATTtagataaaattattattaattgatgctttctctttttcagtaaATGACCAGAACATTCTTTGGGTGGAAAACGGATAACAGGTACGACTTCAGAATGCTTTGTAAGGGCAGACATTCAGTAGTGCAGTCATTATAACAAGTCTGAGGTTGATTTATGCAAAGACTGTGATACTTGTGCAGACGTAGAACCCAGTGCAAGAGTTTAAGAATATTTACAAATCACTTTTGCACTTATTACTGAGTTGGTAGCTTATGTGACTTGGACTTTGATGAAATACCTGATTAGTATAAAGACTGAAATAATACATCAGGCACTTCAGATTTACTGTTGCTAAAGCTGCTGATTGTTTAGTCTTACTGTAAACAACgcttatatttttcatttgtaggTATGTTAAAGAGAGGATAGTAGACTTCTGGGTTTTATTGTCTTAAATAGACGATAGTAGCATGATATCTATTTTTGGAAGAGATGGATATTGTTTTCCTACAGGTACTCATTTCaagtaaaatacaaacaaacacGATACTCTTACATACAAGTCAGACtacatttttatgtctttgctGCAGAAACATAAGAGCTGTGGTCAAGATCTGCTCCAGAAAAAACTCTGCTTTTATTACAAATGGTCTGAGTGACTCAGTTGAAAGCAACTTAAACAGTCTGTCTGGGAGCTGATATTGTGGGTATAATGTCTTAAACAGAAAGCTGTCAAAGCAGTTGTAGCTTGTTGATCTCTTCTCCAGAAATGCTATAATCTAGGCTCATTTATTGCCATGACGGTGCTGGAAAATTTTGAACCTTATGCTCTTCTAAGAAGAGCAATGTGGTTCACCTGACTTGTTTGGGAAACAGTTTTTCAGGCTTTATAGAGGTATGAGTGTAAAAATTGTTCTAATTGTGAGTCAGTgatctattttttcctttacaggCAGCATCATTCCATGAAGAACTATAGAATTAATTACtctggaaagcagaagctgctcATCTGACTAACATCAAATAAACTCTGTCAATAAAATACTGGTTTGCCCTTTAATTTGATTTGAAAGCTACCATTTTGTAATGTTTGAGAAATTCGGTATGGGTGTACTGTTCA containing:
- the RPS24 gene encoding 40S ribosomal protein S24 isoform X1, producing the protein MNDTVTIRTRKFMTNRLLQRKQMVIDVLHPGKATVPKTEIREKLAKMYKTTPDVIFVFGFRTHFGGGKTTGFGMIYDSLDYAKKNEPKHRLARHGLYEKKKTSRKQRKERKNRMKKVRGTAKANVGAGKKK
- the RPS24 gene encoding 40S ribosomal protein S24 isoform X2 is translated as MNDTVTIRTRKFMTNRLLQRKQMVIDVLHPGKATVPKTEIREKLAKMYKTTPDVIFVFGFRTHFGGGKTTGFGMIYDSLDYAKKNEPKHRLARHGLYEKKKTSRKQRKERKNRMKKVRGTAKANVGAGKK